GTGGATGCCATTATTCACAATGTATTTTATGATTTCAAACctggatacaacagatgatgacgACGGCAAAAAGGGTCGCAAAGAAAATTGTTCAataatgcatgcacacaatccatatgtcaaataccaaaactGGTATCGCGGATAATAAAcaactagaacaaaaataacactgGCATTGAATCGCACATTGGaaacacaaacatgaaggaATTACCTTAATTGTAGTTTGCTTTGACCCAGGCTTGGTGTTCTTTGATATTATTCATTCCTGCATATCAAAAAAGTTTGGCTGTTTATCAGAGGATTAGTCCATCATTATTTAGAGGCGGCATAGGACCCTGCAAATGTAATCCAGGACTAGCCCTGCTTCCCCctccaacccccccccccaaaaaaaaagtttacagaatTTCCGCAAGTACACAGCCGTTACCAAGGGGGACTGGCAgtttacatgaaataaaaataaaggacgaaacattacaggacatacgaaaataaaataacagttgcaaaaggaaaattctgcaactcacaatatgctttgagctgctTTTGATAAATaactagaaaaatatttattaatcatCAAGTTTGAACCGAGACGGATTAGTGAGAAAGTTTCAGGCCATAGATAGggtttataaattgttttttaaaagacatcttaaaataataaaatagaataaaattacTGTTCGTACTCACTTTGAGTATAACCTTTAAAGTTATAGCTCTACCTCAACGCACACTGCTCGCTCCTCTACTCAACGCACATGTAGCGTTTAGATTGTGGGAtgaagtgcgcatgcgctgacatcGACTGATTTATGACTATGCAAGACACGTTTTACAAAGcgcttatttgtaattattttctagattgttaaataacatagaaatatttttatacttaataGTTTATGCACagtttaaacaaatataaagtaTGTAAAAAAGTATATATCTAAAGGGGGCGCAACGCTGTCATGCGACCCATCAGATGCAGGCAGAggagtttttgtttaatttcacgTGTTTGCTCTTTAAACCTTCGTGTACAGATTGATCTATCATACACAGAACAAACTGAGGCGCGTCCTAAACACAGCCAGCAAAATCGTAGACTCACAACAGCTGACCCTTTCCCACCTGTACGATTCAGCCCTTGTCCGGAAAGCAACACAAATCATGCTtgaccccacccatccactcaaccCCCCGCTTCGAGCCTATGCCCTCAGGACGGAGGTTGAGAGTCCCTCTTGCGAAAAAGAACGTTTATAGAAGGTCATTCATTCCATCGGCCATCTCTgctctcaacaaacaaaaaactataagcgactagtagggggatgacgtaatcccatctctgttatcactgtcattatgtagTATGGAAACTGGTGTATTGTCCTTTGATGCgggcgcgcgtgtgtgtgtgggtgtgtgtgtgctcacttctgccattgctgatgttattgttgatgtttttgattttctctctgactgcttgcatgctggaagacacatctcctttgctggacaataaagttatcttaTCATGAAGCTATCGTTAAGCCATCATGAAGCCATCCTGAAGCCATCGTGAGGCCATCCTGAAGCCATCATAAAGCCATCGTGAAGCCATCGTGAAGCCATCGTTAAGCCATCCTGAAGCCATCTTGAAGCCTTGAAGCCATCCTGAAGCTAGGAGGCATTCTGTAGCTACGTGATAGAATTGTATGGataaaatgaattggatagcaACTTCTGAggataatataaatgaaatacttcagtttttacagatttgttctctctctagttatagaatgcattctatgtaagtatagaatgaaatgtataattatagaatgcattacATACAGAATGCcatgtatagctatagaatgccTTCTATAAGTATCAAGTGCATTGTATAActgtgagagaaaataagagaacGTTGGCCTCTTGGCGCCCCCTAGATGACTCCATCCCTGCCTGACTAGTCAGCCGGCCCCTACTCTGTGTCAGCTCCACACAATGTCTGAGCCTCATTCAGTACCTTTGCACCTGGTGGCTTCGTTATCTTCCTTCCACAGCTACAGCGTGATAAGCCTGATGTGGTCCGGGATGTTTGCtggttgtttacaaacaaacagGTCCGACCACAGGGTAGAAGGAGTCGGCGAGCTTCATAAGTCAGGGCAAAGATACTAAACACCAGAAGATGGGTCATGACCCCAAGTGTGCAATGTAAACAGCCAGAACCCTAGCGGCCACATGATACCTTGATTCATGGGAGATGATCACAGAcaagcaaagaagaaatgtttgtgtcCTCGTGCAGTAAATCGCAGTCGAATAATGTGTACCATCATTGTGATGTTTTCTGGTGTGTACTTATCATCTTTGAAGTGCTTCTTGCTTGTGATAATTCTCTTATACAAACACTAGTAAGCAACAGGCGATAGGACTACATCAGTAGATGTTCAGGGAATGCTCACATTGATCTCATTATACCATTGACCTGTATTTGaagtaattattaatttttttccgaTTTTATTAGTAACTGGTAGGTCCAGCGAATCATTGCTAGCTCAAGTGCACGACTGGTCAGCCTGACTGTcaagtaaaacataaatttcaACTGGGAGCTTGATATAAAACTGCCCTTGAGTATATTGGTGCTGTAATGTTCATGACCtaatttataaacaataatgtgtgtgtgtctgtgtgtgtgtctgtgtgtgtgtgtgtgtgtgtgtctgtgtgtgtgtgtgtgtcttgtgtgtgtctgtgtgtgtgtgtctgtctgtgtgtgtgtgtgtgtgtgtgtgtgtgtgttgtgtgtgtgtgtgtgtgtgtgtctgatgtgtgtgtggtgtgtgtctgtgtgtgtgtgtgtctgtgtgtgtctgtgtgtgtgtctgtgtgtgtgtgtgtgtgtgtctgtgtctgtgtgtgtctgtgtgtgtctgtgtgtgtgtgtcctgtgtgtgtatgtgtgtgtctctgtgtgtgtgtctgtgtgtgtgtgtgtgtctgtgtgtgtgtgtgtgtctgtgtcgtgtgtgtgtggtgtgtgtgtgtgtgtgtctgtgtgtgtgtgtctgtgtgtgtgtgtgtatgtgtgtgtgtttgtgtgtgtcgtgtgtgtgtgtctgtgtgttctgtgtgtctgtgtgtgtgtgtgtgtgtgtgtgttgtctgtgtgtgtgtgtgtgtctgtgtgtgtgtgtctgtgtgtgtgtggtgtgtgtgtgtcttgtgtgtgtgtgtctgtgtgtgtgtgtgtctgtgtgtgtgtgtgtgtgtgtgtctgtgtgtgtgtgtcttgtgtgtgtgtctgtgtgtgtgtgtgtgtgtgtgtctgtggtgtgtctgtgtgtgtgtgtgtgtgtgtgtgtctgtggtgtgtgtctgtgtgtggtgtcttgtgtgtgtgtgtgtgtgtgtgtgtgtgtctgtgtgtgtgtctgtgtggttgtgtgtgtgtctgtgtgtgtgtgtgtctgtgtgtgtgtctgtgtgtgtgtgtctgtgtgtgtgtctgtgtgtgtgtgtgtgtgtgtgtgtctgtctgtgtgtgtctgtgtgtgtgtctggtgtgtgtgtgtgtgtctgtgtgtgtctgtgtgtgtgtctgtgtgtgtctgtgtgttgtctgttgtgtgtgtctgtgtgtgtgtgtgtctgtgtgtgtgtgtctgtgtgtgtgtctgtgtgtgtgtgtgtgtgtgtgtgtgtgtgtgtgttgtgtgtgtgtgtctgtgtgtctgtgtgtctgtgtctgtgttgtgtcgtgtgtctgtgtgtgtctgtgtgtgtgtgtgtgtgtgtgtgtctgtgtgtgtgtctgtgtgtgtgtctgtgtgtgtgtctgtgtgtgtgtgtctgtgtgtgtgtgtgtctgtgtgtcgtttgtgtgtgggtgtctgtgtgtctgtgtgtctgtgtgtgtgtgtgtgtgtgtgtgtgtgtgtgtgtctgtgtgtgtgtctgtgtgtgtgtgtgtgtctgtgtgtctgtgtgtgtgtctgtgtgtctgtgtgtgtctgtgtgtgtgtgtgtgtctgtgtgtgtgtgtctgtgtgtgtgtgtgtgtgtgtgtgtctgtgtgtgtgtctgtgtgtgtgtcttgtgtgtctgtgtgtgtctgtgtgttctgtgtgtgtgtctgtgtgtgtgtctgtgtgtgtgtgtgtgtgtgtgtgtctgtgtgtctgtgtgtgtctgtgtgtgtgtcttgtgtgtgtgtctggtgtgtgtgtgtgtgtgtgtgtgtgtgtgtctgtgtgtgtgtgtgtgtgtgtctgtgtgtgtgtctctgtgtgtgtgtctgtgtgtgtgtgtctgtgtgtgtgtctgtgtgtctgtgtgtgtctgtgtggtgtctgtgtgtgtctctgtgtgtgtgtctgtgtgtgtgtctgtgtctctgtgtgtgtgtctgtgtgtgtctgtgtgtgtgtctctgtgtgtgtgtctgtgtgtgtctgagagagctGGCAGAGATACTCTTGCTCACACATCATATTATGCTTTtacctacaacaaacaaaacaaaaataacagcttttaaaaagaagcacattatttttttctgtaaagaaaatcagcatatgaaaaataaaataatccaaATCAACTATAGAATTATCGCCATCTTAAGAACTACAATAAAACTGTCTCTGATGTACTGAGTCCTGGGCAAGGTGCAAGGTGCAAGGACATGTTGCTTACAATATGAAAGTGTGGGTTAACATGAGAAGGAAGCGTGCTGCAACATGAAACATAATCACAAGTGGATGAGTTTCATCAGCTTTCTCTTTTACTGTGAAGACTGACTAACAAAcaactttgtattttgtttgtggacTAAAGTGTCAGCACACACTGAGGCAACAAGCTGCTGCAGCAAGTGAACGCCTGCTGTCTGTGTTTGAAACTCCATCTGTCGGGCTGCTCGCGCTTctctgaaaatagaaataaatgcaGAATGTACAGGTACGCACAAGCTAGCAAAGATGTGGAACCTACAgccatattttattgttattgacatTCACATGTAACTAACACACAGTAGATGCTGCCACAAGTGGGTTCACGTTGATTGGTCACACAGTGTTCAATCGCTCAGAAATGCAGACCACGTACGACCATTATAGTGCACGTCACAGACCCTTACCGCCATTATCGCACACGTCACACTCTACTACTGCCATTATCGTACAGGTCACAGACCCCTACAACCATTATAGCACACGTCACATACTACTACAGCCATTATCAAACATGTCACAGACCCCTACAACCATTATAGCACACGTCACATACTACTACTGCCATTATCAAACATGTCACAGACCACTACAGTCATTATAGCACACGTCACATACTACTACAGCCATTATCAAACATGTCACAGACCCCTACAACCATTATAGCACACGTCACATACTACTACTGCCATTATCAAACATGTCACAGACCACTACAGTCATTATAGCACACGTCACATACTACTACAGCCATTATCAAACATGTCACAGACCCCTACAACCATTATAGCACACGTCACATACTACTACAGCCATTATCGCACACATCTGCTGTATCATCTCTAGCACCGGTCACTTTCTTGCTTTGTCTACTTTCCTCTCTTGCTTCCTTCCTGTCGTCTGTTGTTGCCGTCGTCAggcatggtcacgtgacactcccACAAGGCACCTCACGTTGCGGCCATCCGCCTGTCTGAGAGTGACGATAGCAATGCACAAAGTCCATGGCGGCCTGAACTGGGAGATAACTGCAGGAGCTAGGACAGCAGCCTTGTTTACCTCCCTTATCACACCATGTGTGGCTCCCAGCTTCACATAattcacttttctcttttcttcctcgaCAGGCGAGTTCACAGCATCACAAGAATGTTGTCGTCTCACCTTCTCATAAACAAAGGTTATTGTCAGCCAACAAACAActcaggtcacacacacacacgcacacgttcgtacacacacgcacgcacatgttCGTACAGACATCAGGTGGCAGGTCCACCCGCTAGACACATGTTAGACATGATGTAGACAACTCACAGCACCCAACATCATGAAGCACTCCAAGTTGGGGAGTGtaggtaggggtgggtgggtcactggtgttttacgccgagtcagcagctgAGGCTTCGTCACGGCAAAGGCCGGCCACACGGACTGGGGGCACGCGCCCACCCCAACCTCAGGGCCCCGGGAAGCAAACCTCAGCTCACCCAACGTGCTGACCACAGTTTCACGTCTGCAGCGCTCGTCACAAGCTTGGTGTCTTGTGGCCTTCACAcgtaacacacacatataacacacacaacacacacataacacacacatataacacacacacacaatacaacacatagcacacacaccacacacacaccacacacaacactaccacacacacaactttgtttGTCAAGCAGTATGAGTCATGAAGGACAGGGTCTGTGTGTCACAGATGAGCTCATCACCGTAATCTGACAACACACCACTGCCAGGTGCACCACGTGACATGAGTGCACACCACTGTCTTGACGACTGTCATGACGATAACCAGAATACGAAGCTAGCGATGGcactgacactgtaacatgGCCAGCAGTTAGCCCTGTAACATGGCCAGCATTTAGCCCTGTAACAAGGCCAGCATTTAGCCCTGTAACAAGGCCAGCAGTTAGCCCTGTAACAAGGCCAGCAGTTAGCCCTGTAACAAGGCCAGCATTTAGCCCTGTAACAAGGCCAGCAGTTAGCCCTGTAACAAGGCGCTCATGGAGTGATTAATCAGAATGTGAAAAGTCCGCAAACAACCGTATCGCTGTTCTAAGCCTCCGGGCTGATAGTCCGACATTGACGGTAGTTGCCCTTGTGAGCACGtggccagtgacgtcaccggcAGGTAGTATAAAAGCACTCGCTAGTCCAGTTCTCGCCTCCTTCTTGCCCCCGAGCCAGGTGGCGCTGTGGTCAAGcactcactttttttaaaaaactctgacTATCGCGTCACAGGCTGACACGTCGACTGAGAGTGCAGGAACTTCTCTCTGGAGGTGACGACAGGTGGCGCCGTGGTCACGTGTCTCTGGATGTGACGCGTCTTCACAAGGCTGGCCATCAAGGGTTATCTCACCCTGCTACCTCTGTTTTCTTCCCCTGCATCATCCCCCTGCCCATAGTGCGAGGTCGCCAGCAGGTGAAGCAAGTAACAAGTAACAAGTGAGCCGCCATGTCCCGACTTTACGTCGTCTTGCTGGCCTTGACCACCACAAAGGTCAAGGTGAGTCTCTCTGAACTCTTGTGGTCTGACATGACAAGGGAGGCAACCGCTGTGATGAGAGTAGACATGGGCGACATGGTGTACAGCGAGCACGAGATGTGGCGAACCGTCTGTAAGTCGCTCGTGCAGTGCGCGCAGCAGTGCTTCTCCACCCAGGGCTGCAGCGCCTTCACCGTCACCCACGTGACCTCATCTCTGATGACGTGTCGCGGCTATTCAATGACCTTAGACAAACTGCAGAGTGGCGTCCCTTCACCTGGCACACGAGCCTACGACATTCAAGGTACATCCAGGACCTCCATCATGCTTCCGCCTGACTAAACACCCAGTTCgaccgaccgacagacagacagaccgaccgaccgaccgaccgaccgaccgaccgaccgacgcgaccgaccgaccgaccgaccgaccgaccgaccgaccgaccgaccgaccgaccgacagacagacagacagacagacagacagacagacagacagacagacagacaggcagacagacagacagacatgatgAGATCGGCAGTGACTATGCTGACGTTAGATGTTGATGCCAACTACTTGACTTCTTTGTCAACACGAGAACAACATTTTACTCCATTGTGCTGTAGAAAGCTTTGTTGgtaaacacaataaacagtCGGCTGCTTCACAAACAACATGTGGTGCTAATGCTTCCTCTTCTCTGTTTGCTCGCCAGAGCTGAGTTGGCTGGACAAGGAGTGCACCACTGACTGGGAATGCTCAAACCCAAAGTCCGTCTGCTTGGCTGGCCGCTGTCTGTGTAGCCCCGGCTACTTCTACTCGCACACTGCACGTGACTGCTGGCGGCGTGAGTaccactcactctcaccctcaCACAAGTAGCTGCAGGCTCTCGGTGACTTACTTAGCAAACGGTGTGAGAACGTTTTCCTGTAGCCGTAAAAGTCGTTGGCAGGGAGGGTGGGGGAGACAAATAAAAGGCAGACTATAGAGAAGAGGCTGAGGTGTAGGGGAGAGAACTCCTCACAAGTAGTATTGGCGTGAGTAGCCTTGACGTGAGCTGCATTCACAGACAGCAGCTTAGGGCCACGTCCTCTCCGTCTATTGCTGCTGCAAGGGCCGACTGATGTTGACAACGACAAGGCAGATGACGATAATGAATGAGCTTACCATGCTGACGCCCTGTTGACGCCATGTTGACATGTTGACGCCATGTTGACGCCTGTTGAAACCCTGTTGACATGTTGACGTAACGTTGACGCCTTGTTGACATGTTGACGCCGTGCTGACGCCTTGTACTCAAGTAGTAACCTGCAGCAAGTCTGTGGACTCTGGCAGTGCGTCAGACAACCTGTAAAGTTAAAAGGTAATTCAAAAGATTTACATgacattaaaattgttatttttagatCACTTGATTTGCTCTTAACTGACTTCAAAACATAGTACGcaatcggttgccatggaaacagcCAAATGGCGCaaagcaaacaattttaaaagcttgtaGCTTTACTCCAGTTGTGAGTAAAACTAAAATTAGTTTTGAGCTGGCTGACTGCAGGAATGATaggaaatagtttttaaaaaacctagtTTTATGAATTTTGTTGTAAAGCGGCAAGTTTAATGCGTTTAAACGTTGTAACTACTAAACTTCTAACTTTTTGAAATTATGCCagtgttaaaatgtttgcataaatataaagaaaggcAACAAAATATATGTCCTGTGTCTCATTAAGGTCTTGAATCGtaacacaaacaagaaatcgagaaaatgtgcagaaaatgttgaaaatctGTTTCATCCGAGCCCTGTCGAGTGTTTCACCATCTGCTAGTGTTCTCCGATGTACAATTTAAACATAACTAAtacatttttgctttattgtcCTTTAAAAAGTGAACATGGATGCCGTTGTGTGTCCAAATGCTGACTAAGCTGCACAGAAATACTCAGCAAAGTGGCGTTTGCAAATATTGAGTGACACACTTGAAGTTGAGTTAGTTATCTCAGAGACGAGTGTCCACAGTCTCATGGTATCGCCATCTCTGGTCTCTTCGTGTCTAACACCAGGCTGACCTTGTGAGCGGCAGCAGAAGTAGCAGACCTCTGTGCTCATCTTCTTTCTCCACCTTTCGCGAGGTGCTGGAATGACCCCCAACACTGAACTCTGTCACTCAGGAACTCAGTTCAAAAGCTCCATCATTAAAACACAAACTGCACACGGCACTGAGCCCTCCGGAAAGAGATCTTGGGGCAGTGTGCCTTATtcatgtcagtcagtcagtcgtctcATGTCCGACACCTATGGTTGGAGGGATGACATGATAGAGGgggcagctgacaggccgccatcttgtctgttgtgggcgacagtcagcaggtcctgtacaggacgacctgtctagtaagtcagttcttcctctgaccaccgcgctGTCCACTGCCCTCCAGGGTACCTTGCAGGACAGTCTTCCACAGGGTGTCgtgccaaagaagaccagcttgtcacgtgactgttaaAAGTCGAGGTTGCTGGTGTCCTGCGAGtgcggccatcttgtttcctacaaagtcgttggttctgtgttctctgtatgaggtccggagcagcctcctcagccaCTTGGTCTCCAATGTCAGGATGCTCCTGTCCGTGTCGGCGAgtagagtccacgtgtcacatccgtagagtaGGATGGACACTACCAGGGTTTGTACAGCTGGTACTGGTAGTCACCCTTATCTGATGGCTATGCCAGGTCCTATCCAGTCTAGCCATTCCGCTGTTGTTGTCGCGATCCTGGTGTGGATACCAggcgtggagctgccgtccatggagagggtggctcccaagttctggaagctgctgacctctggACGTGTACCCCGGTGATAGAGACCTGTGCTGTGTCACTGCCATTGACCtcactttgctcttgtcagtgctgctcTCCATTCCGTGTACATGTGaactgtgtgtcagtctgttggtgaggtcttgtagttaaactgtctgtctgtctgtctgtctgtctgtctgtctgtctgtctgtctgtctgtctgtctgtctgtctgtctgtctgtctgtctgtctgtctgtctgtctgtctgtctgtctgtctgtcggtgcACCTTATCCGCCTGGGTGTATCCCCACTCAGTACGGTGAGAGTACCGCCAGAGTGGCCGAGTGACCACAAGACATCGGCCCACGGTCAGAGTGTATGTTGCCATACTCCAGACTTCTACCAATCACAGTGCACAGCTACGCTAGCTTACATCCAATGTGGCGACTCGCTTTGTGGCCTTTTGCCATTCAGTCGATGCTGCATAGaccttgtcatttttgtttgacatagtCGTATTCctgttttattgtaattttgtgtaggtGGACACGtggtaaacacaaattttctaaataaaaattcatcgATACTTAAACGTTGAAGTCGGACTTCCGGTTTCACATTCACGATACcgggattgtttatatttctcctttctcttgtcATAGGAATTCGCTATTATAGGCATCATATATAAAATAAGTAGAGAAAATAgatcttaataaaataataaaatcacgtCTACCatccccctccaaaaaaaaaaccaaaacaacaacaaccaaaacaaatgcaggGTTCATAACAACAttacgtcgtctgctgtaaactgAGGCAGCGAacgatatatattatatctgctTAAACGCTCTTTCAAAGGACCTTTCGAAACGTGTTTAATCATAAGTGCAATTATTTTCCTCCGTCAGCTGTAATTCAATAGCAtacataaattaagaaaatagatCTGAATGAAATTACTTAATACTTGGGTCAGTAACTATGGAATAAAAAATGCATGGGTCACACAGAAATAGTACGGAATAATTACTTCAGACGTTTTCTTATGTTACTTATTGAGTCCTATTGGGATTATCTTATTTTAACgcaattttttaatatcagCTTGAATTCACTATCATTCCataatacattataattattgGGTTGTGGCgcagataaaactttttaatctgCTGTACAACAAGGGCTGTAACTCTTAGGAGACTTTTTATGGcgccagtattttatttatatgtattgaTTTTGGAAGGCGAATAAAATGGAAGCGAAGAAAGCAAATGTACgtaaatataaacagttttcaaaaagcTGCTAGGGCAGTTAGGGGTTCTAAAAGTCAACACATGTAAGCCACATAAATTAGGTTTGAGGGACTGCAATGATGGTAGAGACAATTTAATGCACCCAATACAATAAGTAATCCTTACATAAGCAAACCTGGCCACTTGTACGGCTCCAAGAGGGTATATGGTTCATTCGTAATTAGTGAGCTATC
This is a stretch of genomic DNA from Pomacea canaliculata isolate SZHN2017 linkage group LG3, ASM307304v1, whole genome shotgun sequence. It encodes these proteins:
- the LOC112559001 gene encoding uncharacterized protein LOC112559001 isoform X1, which codes for MSRLYVVLLALTTTKVKVSLSELLWSDMTREATAVMRVDMGDMVYSEHEMWRTVCKSLVQCAQQCFSTQGCSAFTVTHVTSSLMTCRGYSMTLDKLQSGVPSPGTRAYDIQELSWLDKECTTDWECSNPKSVCLAGRCLCSPGYFYSHTARDCWRHCPEEDISLKIVAYPGWYAGNMKLNTSLNMAATSCVQWCRDVTACRGCLYDVTTNSCFLGDVTASVDGVSESTSRYGFNYYQKTCA